GAATTAATCAAGCAACAGATAAAGatcaagggaaagaaatgagaaagaaatccAAACGCGAAACACGATGCCATGGAATTTATAAAAGCGAGGCACAAGTGCAAACACCTTCAAACAAGAGCAatgaaataaagagaaaaagaagcaaCACATACTCCAAAGCATAAAGCAGAAGAAAACTTGGACATAatgtaaaaatacaaatatGCATGAATGAGATCATCGATCAAGATATAAGGTAGccaggaaaaagagaaaggcTGCCAGACCAGGATCCCCTTACAATAATTATATGTTCATGATCATCGATCGAGGGCTTCAAACTCCATGATATGGATCGATGCCATGAGCTAAAGTACTTTGACTGGACTCTAGAgctagctgctagctagctatagctagctagcaatgGCTGCCCTAGCTCTCTGATCACCGATATTTATAACATCAATCAGGGTTTCCATGCAGATGCCCAAACCACAGGTTCCTCCTTCCATGTCAAGTAGATTCCTGATTCATGATGATCTCCTTGTGCCCGTAGCACAAGTGCCCATCCAGCTCTGTACCTCTTCAGCAATGCCTTAACATCATCCACACAATCATCACTAAACCCAACTGGTGAAAATGCCTCCTTTAGTCTCTCAGACCATTGGCTtcctctctcccttttctcACACTCTCCTTCAGTGCTATTTTCATCATCACAAGCCAAAACCCTAACTATGCTCCTTGAGCACTCCCTCTCCAACATCAATCTGTCATTACTAGTTGGGACAAAGCTCTCCTCTAGCATCTCAAAGTACAATGTATAGAACCTCAGGCACTCTTCAAAGCACTTCACAAAGTCATCCCTTGAGCTTGAAAGGTCAGCTTCTTCCTCAACAATGGTTACAACTCGAGGCTTAAGTGATTGGAACATCCGAATCACAGCTCCcctctcctccacctccacTCTTCTTAGGGCCCCTATGCAATTCACAGCAATAGCCTCATCCTCTTGAACACCTAGTCCCTCTTTTGTGAGCTCTCCCAAATTGTTCAATCCACTTATTACATTAAACTCAAAGGGTACTCCCATTAATCTTGCAAACTTCTCCATTCTCTGGCCTATTTCCTTCATGACTGACCTCACTGTGCTAGCCGTTACAACAACAGTGAGCTTTAGATGCGGGGTTTCATCATTTCTTGTTGCCAAAGCTTCTAGCAAAGTAGGCCATTGGGTGCAAAGGGTGTTGCTTATATCAATTATGTGAAGCTTGGTATCCCCCTCTAATGCCTCCAAAATAGCACCGTTTGAAGCTACATGACCAAAAGTCATCCATGGGCTTACCTCCTGGAACTTTAGTATCAATTTCCGAGCTGAATCGAAGGAGTGGCTCTTTTCAGCCACTGCATTCAAGGTTTTGAAGCATCGTTGGCCGGACCCCATCGCCTTACAAAATAGAGCTTGCAGGAAATAAGATGCTAATTTCTGATCACAATCTCCATAAGGTGAAGCAAGCTCGTTCAACATCCATAGAAGATGGTGGATTTTGCCAGAATCCTTGTCGGATATCGCTCTTGCACACTCCTTTAGGAGCCTTGAGGCCCATTTACCTGATGCACTAGGCAGCTCGCCGGAGTCCGATGATCGGCTTGTTGATGTGTGGCTATTCTGGGGCTGATTGTTGCTTTGCATGTCTATTGCTGCCTGCAGAACATTGCTGATCTTCTGGTTGGAGTAGCTGAAGAGCGGTGCTTCTTTTGGAGTAGTGAAAAGAGTTATGTCCATGAGTTTGATGGGGAGTCCCTTTGACTCTATGGCAGTACAATTGCTAAGCTTAATTTCATTTAAGTTTAGAAATGGCCAAGTACAACTCTGTGATGTAGAAAGCCGtatgtattatattataaatttgaggTCATTTTCAATATTCCAGTTTTTTAATGGCTTTGTATCACATTAATTAACATTTAAAGGCTTATAATTTAAATCAGGATGCACTTATGAACAAAAGCATATCATGTTTTTCCGGGTTTCACAAACCTATAGATCAGtgaagaaactatatatatatatatatatatatatgcttggaaAAACACCAAGATTGCAACCATGACTTAATTAGGATCTCATGTAGTTATGGTTCTATTTGATCTTTACatgataaatagaaaataaactatatatatgtcatatggTTAAGTCCTGATCCCACTGTATTCTAGAAAATGTCTTCCTCATGGGTTAATCCTTTGCAAAAAGGCCGGTCTGAGGAATTAGAGCTAGACTAGTAGTCATGTTTAGGGTCAACTTGATGAGGTCTAGCAAGCATGCAATATCTACAAAGTGGGTTAAGATTAGAGAACAATCATGAGATGATTCATGTAGCATTGAGTTGCCTGCAGCAGTACTACTACTGCtctcaatcatatatatacagATTATAAGACAAAAAGCTGCTTATTagtcaatatatattattgttattataataagtttgtgTAGGTTGCAGGAACTGGTTTGGCAAGGAATAAAGCATTAATtcccattaattaaataatacatCATGCAGGAATCTCCATTATTTAAATAGCACTAGATCAAGCTAAAGAAGAAATAACAAACAACATATTTTCCCAGTTAAATCAAACAAATAGATGACGATAAACGCTGTGTGGCACTTGAAATTGACAGATTCTTGGGATTTAGTACTGTGCTTTCAGATTATACCTAAGCCAACTTTGTCAACTTTACTATTACTGTTACAGcaattatatcatatcatttaaaaCTTGTGCCTTCACACAGACACATGACATATTTCTTTGTATATGTTGTTATCATTGTctcttaaattatatatatgtatgagatAGCGAGAGGACGACGGCCGTGACGATGTATTACGACATTAATATATAAGCATGCATATAGTACAAGAAATGactccaaataataataataggattaaaatattaatgtcaTGCATGACATCTCCCTGAATGTTACCTACTAataaacttcaaaaataaatatatagaatttcTTCTACAGGCCGGAGTTGTAGCTTTATATTGTGTGCTCCACCGCCATCTTATGGTGACCCTGTACGtagttatataactagctaaTTTTCAATTAAGTATTGAACTTGATTGTCACATCACATATTATTAGTTAGCACCAGTACTcagcatgtttgttttttttttctttatataatatataatcttaTGTGTCGGCTTATTTGCGACGATAACAACGgttatttaagaaaaacaaacatttgTAACCCTATTTCAACCATTTGAGTTTTCTTGAAGAATAAGAGAGATAGGTGTTTTTATTTGAActatatagatttttattttaaccttatgaaattttttttcctctataaagggggagagagagagagagagagagagagaaaaagagtataattttatttgagaattgctacaaccacaaatagattccacaaaaataaatctacaaactgacgtaGAATAGAAGTAACTTTTCAATCTAATGAACCACTTCAAGCGGccatatcagtttgtgggtttatttttgtggaatctgctaaaacattttttcattttctttattttataatttcctaTCATAGACTAAGTAATTTTGTTGtttcaacaataatattatatggaaTATTAATATAGGTATCATGCACTTTTctaatcctatatatatatatcgaccaacattaaacaagaaaatgaaaacatttttcATGAAGTCATCCTCTTATTTATGGAAACACAAGAAAGCAAACACTCCAACCCCTCAAAGTCTTCAATAATACCAAAACAATTGGGCCCGGTtcaggagtttttttttaaccttcatATTCTTGCGGCGgctaaatataaaattaacatttataggaacatatgtaataataataataataataataataaaatcttccattcatgtaaaaaaagaagaaagaaacaagcTTTTTTTAGAAGGCGAGTGAATAAAGAAAAACTGAATGGTATCCAAGTGAAGGTTATTCCCTTCAATGATTAAACAAGACGACAAGGTACGTGCATGGTGGAGAAGCTCTCTATTtcaaaacattcaatcattggAGAAAATGGCTTCGCCTCGGCATCATGCATTCATCTTTATTCTtcattattttccttctttataTGACTTTCTAAAAGATGATCTGCTTTTTTAAGGGCGATTCCTTCCATATTGGTGGTCCATGATTTTGCAGCCTTCCTTGTCGCGTACACCACATTTTTTCAACTTATACGAAATATATAGGGTTCatatcatacatacatatatatgtatgtctctatgtatttatatatgtatgcatgcatgtatatatatatatatatcactacaagaaaattgcttatttgtgGTCAATTAATttcagcgaaatgactatttatagttaaaatgagtctgttttgatcacaaatagtATTTTCGCCGCAATTAAATGACCACAAAagtccgtttttcttgtagtgtatgtatgtatagtcACGTAATGTTAGGGATGACAAGTTCTAAATTATGAACAAACTTTGCGCAagacttttgtaaaaaagtggataacaccaagaaaaattgagtttttcatactttttatggtagggtctacttttttataaaaggcaTACACGAACTTTGTACATTTGAGacttataaatatcattattaattatatgtatatgcatgggGGCAAGTCTAGAGAGTAGTAGTATAATTTTACAGCACTTGATCAATACTACAACCAGCTTTTTCCtattaatttgcataaaaaaattattatggttGAAACTGGTCATGATTAATAGGGCACTCATGTAAGCTAAATCAATGACGTTATTAAGTATATCCATCCATGAAATCCAACCATGTGTAATTCGGGCCTTGTAGAGGAGGGTCCTCCAATATGAGACTCATGTTCTGCGTACGTACATGAGCAGGCGGCCGGGGGGATAGATCAGGGAGCTCTCACTACTTACATCCAACGCATAGCACACGCCAAGGAGTTGAGTGGACTTGTCCCCTTCCCCCTAACCTTTACCCCTCGTTTCGCGCGTGGACAGTCACGGAGGgagcaatattttattttattattattattattatttttttttttgttttaagaaagaaaaaaagatagtgTGCCGCCCCATTTGAACCGCTCCATTTGATcacttgtataatttttttttttttttttacttagtgatcattaagaaagtaattttaaatgtattggtgtattttttttattttttaaaaatatttaaatatattaaaaaatatgaaaaaaaaaagcatgggGGCAGAGTAGCCTTGCCCTTTAAGAAAAAGATCATGTGGtatcttatattttatgaaaaatgcagctttaactataaaaagatcccataaaagtaaatctacaaattttagaaaataaccataatattttAGAAGCATTTCATTACAGTAATAATATAGAAATAGACCTTAGGCAAAATGATAACTGAAACAACATCGGAAACAGAAACAGAGGGCATATTTATCTTGTGGCAGGGTTGTGCATATCTGCTgttagccaagcagaacataaactACTTTGTctccaaagtgagtgcactcaTAACAGAGGCCATATTTTACATATGTGGCAAGGTGTCAAGgcccataattatttttttaccaataagataaataaatagttagactaataatattccaataatgttttcataaaattcataataatatttatcatttttgtctcATCTGAATCCCTTTCCATTTTATTCCCGAGGTGCTCGTCTGAGATACGAGCACTTTACTTCAGTTATGCCTTCACTTATTGAGAGGCAATAATTGTACCCATGATGCTTGTTTGATGGCGAGCACTGTGTTGTAGTACTACTTGCATACTGTACGAGCTTTATCCCAGTAGGTTGCTCACTGAGATCGCAAGCACCACTACCACTTATGTTGGTCATCGAGATGGCAGATATTATTACCTCTTGGGGAGCAACTGAACCTCGCAATGCTTGTATTGAGGTGGACACATTACCTGTGGTAATGCCTGCCTACCGTATACTCCTTATTACTCGCCAAGATGGCGAGCACCATCATTCACCATGTTGCTTGTTGTGTGGCAAGCAATTGGATCTCGTAATGCTCACTTAACATACAAGCAATATTTTTCCTAATGCTGCTTTGTCGAGCTGACGGACAATAATTTTCTTACGTTGCCCACCAAGTGGCAAACACTTACATTCCATACTGCTGGCTTGGTAGCGAGCATTTACAAAACTGACTAATGGAAGTGAATATGTTAACAACATCGCAACAGAATTCGAGGATGAACCATATATCAAAAAGTGGATTGTGTTTGAGTGACTAACAAGAGATACAAAATTTTTTGCTACTTAACAGTATTACATAACAAAATTTCCCATCTCAGACAACCGTGACAATATTTCTACCCTTCCTAGGGATAAGCCCCACACAGATCCCCTTCTTCAAGGGATAGATCCTCCATGGGAGAATTTGGATAGACATCTCTAGTGGAAGGGCTGGGATTACTATGGTAAGGATGGCTGGTGGCTGATATAACTCCACTATTGGGTGATTGGAGGGAAAACTAGGGGTTTCCCCACACTTCTTGCCATTGACCGTTCATTATTATCTTAGAATGGGTAGTTGCCCAGGAGTAAGTTCTCATTCTTTCATCCAGTAACTGTATATGGTTATCTACAATGATGGTGACTATTGTGCTTGTAAAATTCTCAATAGCCATCCTGTTATCTAGTTCcatctaaaaaataatgaagggAAAGGTGAgctcaacaactcagtaagtgaATTCAGTGCTAGTAATTTGAACAAATAAGCAGATTATTATGATCAGTTTGCAAAGAGCAATTATTGAATGACATGGACatattagtatttaatttaATCAAAATGACGTGTTACCAAGGATTGCAACAATTATCAACccaatgttaaaaataaataagccatatatatatgaagaagacataaaataatttagcaTTTATCAATGGGCTcattcttttatctttattttgtcTTATCCAAAACCTACACATTTATTATTGTCCACTGTTCGTAGTATCTTGAAACCTGCATGTATGGTTTTACCCCTAAGTGGATTGTGCGCCCTTTATTCCCCTTCGTCTCACAGGGTTAACCTCACACAAGATTTAGTGGCCTCTTGCCACAGGGTATGCATCCTTTAAGACTACATTCACACCATTAGATGTATTGCACTGTCCATTTTGACGCCCCTAACCTctacttgggattggacggtgagtAAAGTGTCAGAACATGTAACTCAATGCTACATACCCCGCACATGATAGTTAGGATGCAATGTACCTATTATAATCTAACAATGTGCATTAAATCACATCGAAAAAATTCATGTAGAACTAAATAAGATTTATATCAATTGTGAAAATAGCATGGTACCATAAGCTAGTCATCCCAAAAGAGTTTACTTGTTCAAGATATTTCTAAAATAGATATTGTTTGAATTCTCCCAAAACAAAGAGATCTCCATCATAAACCATAAAtcctctttttcacttttttctttttactacaAGTTCTGAGATCCCCCTCAAACAAAACCATACAAGGCCATCCTTATTCTGCCTTGTCCTTGTTTAGTATCCTCCTTAGTTCTTCTAAGAGCTGCAACACTTATGTGATAAACTGGTCGGCGGCTTCAAGTTTTTCCACAATGGATGGCTTCGACGAGCTCCTCATGGCTCTTCGGGGTCTCCTTGACTATCCAGGGTGTTGACCTCTTGTGCTTTCCCATGGTTGGTCTCTTCCTATCCTGTAACAACTTTTACCATTCCAGGTTAGGAATGGTATTAGAAACTACTACGGTGAGATTTCGAAAAAATCTGAGTAAATAAACACAACATACAACAGATAACACAGGCATATAAAGGCAAACTATGAAACAAAtacatggacatgtacttgatgTAAAACTTTTCTTGTGCAACTTTGacctttaaaataaaacatattttccatctttttaTATTGATCAATAAATATGTATCATATCTTTAAACTCATTGCCTTGTTAATTTCTTATAACATATAGTTAGACCTCACGGTTCCTCTATGCACCGTTGGATTCCCGCTATTTACCGCATCATCCAACGGCGCACTTGACCGTGGTGACTACGTCATAATTTTTAACTTATGAGGTAGTTCACATATTTCACTTTCATCACATATAATACATGTGAGACACTCACTAGCTTTAGGTGTTACCCCTCTCCGGTATCATTTCCACAATGATCCATTTGAGGTTCGCCGACAGTATTTTGTCGACCAAAGGACTACCACTCTATTTTTGTCACTTCAGAGTGGACAAATGAGTTCCACCAGGATATTTCCTCATCCTAGCATTCGGGATTATGATAAACATGTACagactcttttctttgaaaataatttgcaacccaaatgcatgtgacatgagacttgtAACATGTTCCTTTTCATGGACCATATGAATATGGGGATGTTGTGAGTCATGCAATCATGTAGTAAAAAATGGATTTAGATTAAAAATGCTTGAGGTTTGTAAAGTTTGGTGAAATTTGGGGCCCAATTGCAATTATTAAATGTTTAAGAGCTTATTTGCAAATTTCAAAGAGTTAAGGGGCAATTTTGCAAATAATGCTCTAAGAGTGTAGATTCTTAAATTTTCCGTGTTAGTGAGATTTTCTAAAATTAGTCTATCTCTCGTTTTTACTGCTCAAATTTTAAACGTAATTATTTCTATAAGTTAGCTTAACTTACTCTCGATGTATGATAGTATGCTAGATAGTAAACTCTATGCAAAGTGAATAATGTTTTATCTAAATTCTTGTTATATTTGTTATAACTATGTTATACGATGATGTCATTTGTCATAAGCATGAATATCTATGACATAGCACGAACATATGTCATGAAGCATACGATTCTATCATGAATTTTGAGTATggaaagttatatttttataacgaatccaaatgctaggatgggggattttcctagtggaactcccATGTCCACtctaaaatgaataaaatactcATGGCGTAGGCATTCTGCTCTATCTGAGTACCtttaatgaaatgaataaaacacTCATGGTGTAGGCATTATGCTTTGTTTGAGTATCtctgatgaaataaaaaaatactcatgTCGTAGGCATTCTGCTctatttgagtattttttataatatgtaagAACAAGAATATGAATAAACGAAATCTGTTCTATGAAAGcaaatatgttatgaaatatgaaaaCCCTCATGTCATTGAAGTTAAGTTTTGTAAAAGCAAGTTCGTGTGAATCATGCATACATGTTATGTTTATTATTCTGCATGCTTTACAAATTGATGGTAGCTTAGTTATATAACTTTCTAAGATTGtaaaatctcaccgtggtagtctcaactactaCTCTTTTCTGAAATGGTAGAAGCCATTCCAGGTGGAAATGAAGAAATAAGTACCAGATCTACGAGGCCAATTAACGAAATGCATAGTTTAGAGGACTTGTTGAGGTCCATTCTCCAATTTCTTAATGTAATCTTACTTTTAATAGCAGAGCTGCATTAGCAATTCGGTCTATAGTCATGAGATTATTTGGATTTTGGTAATTTAGGAGCTCATGCCTTAGTACGATGTCTCTTTTGTGTTAAGGTCATGTTTTTATGAATGATGAATCTAACTATGCATTAATGTTTATTCTGGTGCAActtatgtttgaaaaaaaaaaaaaaattcattgtgattattgcatattggTATAGGCCTGCTAGGTGCATTTcatattatctatcatgtacAGGAGTATATAACCTTatattgcatgtcccgatgcttcaATCTCCATCAAATTTCAAGCGGAGCTTGAGGGTTTCACagaaggctagggttttaattttaattttaaaggtAGGTTAGGTTTTGGCCAATTTGAACTTTGAAGACCACAAGATACCTTTTATAAAGGTTGGAAGATAAGTGAGGAGATATACATACACATTCATTTTAGgactcttaaattaattaaaatgagcTTTAGGACTCCTAGTTTCTTAAGGGAAATGACTCCTACTTTGGCTCCTTTTTTCTCTATAacaagatctctctctctctctctctctctctctctctctctctctctctctctctc
Above is a genomic segment from Juglans microcarpa x Juglans regia isolate MS1-56 chromosome 1D, Jm3101_v1.0, whole genome shotgun sequence containing:
- the LOC121253390 gene encoding protein SHORT-ROOT-like, with protein sequence MDITLFTTPKEAPLFSYSNQKISNVLQAAIDMQSNNQPQNSHTSTSRSSDSGELPSASGKWASRLLKECARAISDKDSGKIHHLLWMLNELASPYGDCDQKLASYFLQALFCKAMGSGQRCFKTLNAVAEKSHSFDSARKLILKFQEVSPWMTFGHVASNGAILEALEGDTKLHIIDISNTLCTQWPTLLEALATRNDETPHLKLTVVVTASTVRSVMKEIGQRMEKFARLMGVPFEFNVISGLNNLGELTKEGLGVQEDEAIAVNCIGALRRVEVEERGAVIRMFQSLKPRVVTIVEEEADLSSSRDDFVKCFEECLRFYTLYFEMLEESFVPTSNDRLMLERECSRSIVRVLACDDENSTEGECEKRERGSQWSERLKEAFSPVGFSDDCVDDVKALLKRYRAGWALVLRAQGDHHESGIYLTWKEEPVVWASAWKP